A genomic window from Halorubrum trapanicum includes:
- a CDS encoding universal stress protein, protein MKVLCGIGGSDDSFRALDRTVERAAIANDDLTIAVVDNEDSSVAPDEVMERAREATDEAEIDAEVRRVEGDPGSRLVEIAETEGFEEIVLGGGHTSPMGKITIGSIAEFVLLNAKTSVTLVR, encoded by the coding sequence ATGAAGGTGCTCTGCGGGATCGGCGGCAGCGACGACTCGTTCCGCGCGCTCGACCGGACGGTGGAGCGCGCGGCGATCGCGAACGACGACCTGACGATCGCCGTGGTGGACAACGAGGACTCGTCGGTCGCCCCAGACGAGGTGATGGAACGCGCCCGGGAGGCGACAGACGAGGCCGAGATCGACGCCGAGGTGCGACGCGTCGAGGGCGACCCCGGAAGCCGACTGGTCGAGATCGCCGAGACCGAGGGGTTCGAGGAGATCGTCTTGGGCGGCGGCCACACCAGTCCGATGGGGAAGATCACCATCGGCTCGATCGCGGAGTTCGTCCTGCTGAACGCGAAGACGTCGGTCACGCTGGTCAGATGA